The Humulus lupulus chromosome 3, drHumLupu1.1, whole genome shotgun sequence genome window below encodes:
- the LOC133823295 gene encoding NAD(P)H-quinone oxidoreductase subunit H, chloroplastic, with protein sequence MEKIAENRTIIQYLPYVTHWDYLATMFTEAITVNGPELLGNIQIPKRASYIRAIMLELSRIASHLLWLGPFMADIGAQTPFFYIFRERELVYDLFEAATGMRMMHNYFRIGGVAGDLPHGWIDKCLDFCDYFLTKVIEYQKLITRNPVFLERVEGVGIIGREDIINWGLSGPMLRASGIQWDLRKVDHYECYEEFDWEVQWQKEGDSLARYLV encoded by the coding sequence ATGGAAAAAATTGCGGAAAACCGAACAATTATACAATACCTCCCTTATGTAACGCATTGGGATTATTTAGCTACTATGTTTACGGAAGCAATAACCGTAAATGGACCAGAGTTGTTGGGAAATATCCAAATACCTAAAAGAGCTAGCTATATCAGAGCAATTATGTTGGAGTTGAGTCGTATAGCTTCTCACCTGTTATGGCTCGGTCCTTTTATGGCAGATATTGGGGCACAGACTCCTTTTTTCTATATTTTCAGAGAAAGAGAATTAGTATATGATCTATTTGAAGCTGCCACCGGTATGAGAATGATGCATAATTATTTTCGTATCGGAGGAGTAGCGGGTGATTTACCTCATGGCTGGATAGATAAATGTTTAGACTTTTGCGattattttttaacaaaagttattGAATATCAAAAACTTATTACACGAAATCCTGTTTTTTTAGAACGAGTTGAAGGAGTAGGCATTATTGGGAGAGAGGACATAATAaattggggtttatcaggcccaATGCTGCGAGCTTCTGGAATACAATGGGATCTTCGTAAAGTTGATCATTATGAATGTTATGAAGAATTTGATTGGGAAGTACAGTGGCAAAAAGAAGGTGATTCATTAGCTCGGTATCTAGTCTGA
- the LOC133823297 gene encoding NAD(P)H-quinone oxidoreductase subunit 6, chloroplastic: MDFPGPIHDFLLVFLGLGLILGGIGVVLFTNPIYSAFSLGFVLVCISLFYILLNSYFVAAAQLLIYVGAINVLILYAVMFMNGSEYYKDFHLLTLGDGVTLLVCTSIFGLLMTTITDTSWYGIIWTTRSNQIIEHDFLSNSQQIGIHLSTEFFRPFEFISIILLAALIGEIVVAR; this comes from the coding sequence ATGGATTTTCCTGGACCAATACATGATTTTCTTTTAGTCTTTTTGGGCTTAGGTCTTATCTTAGGAGGTATAGGAGTAGTATTATTTACCAACCCAATTTATTCTGCCTTTTCGTTGGGATTTGTTCTTGTTTGTATATCCTTATTTTATATTCTATTAAATTCGTACTTTGTAGCTGCTGCACAACTCCTTATTTACGTGGGGGCTATAAATGTTTTAATTCTATATGCTGTGATGTTCATGAATGGTTCAGAATATTACAAAGATTTTCATCTTTTGACCCTTGGGGATGGGGTTACTTTGCTGGTTTGTACAAGTATTTTTGGTTTACTAATGACTACTATTACAGATACGTCATGGTACGGGATTATTTGGACTACAAGATCAAACCAGATTATAGAGCACGATTTTCTAAGTAATAGTCAACAAATTGGAATTCATTTATCAACAGAATTTTTTCGTCCATTTGAATTCATTTCAATAATTCTTTTAGCTGCTTTGATAGGGGAAATTGTCGTGGCGCGCTAG